Proteins found in one Crassostrea angulata isolate pt1a10 chromosome 3, ASM2561291v2, whole genome shotgun sequence genomic segment:
- the LOC128178093 gene encoding uncharacterized protein LOC128178093, which produces MTSSIVTRTWIFIYLFFVAFITNDCFGYILGNDFLFGTFSLDKNENQSILFINPNVDKIAAIDISVSYQGLRYEKQLILQNESLSLNDIMPMTSYRIISNKSIALQGVYGKFLSKYDILPIASLGSNYSLIYGMSFEFSAAVCSITANRNDTIISIKNPENRSITYLNSPNRTFNSTFLLNELDNIQIYSQNLFNVSFMSTELLSVVCGSKNSVNNIRVHLPPLDQCVTSYEVPCFDKTTVPSGETHIRIIRLYPLLNDTINVFIDGVRDNKINQEKSNDYHFNVTADQPFCVRSHIRKWRNGNISFVDDNYYIISGHEIASKDCENISQDINLVLEINKTAELCMCPCQAAPKWYNFTQKDVSLWLQKFKDGIRKELVLSKRDLTSYRRRRISVSDHRPSVRRLGIVGAIIICTLIGAIISCDCPRFWRHALRLKRWYYSKHVKLYP; this is translated from the exons ATGACGTCATCTATAGTAACACGGACGTGGATATTTATTTACCTTTTCTTTGTCGCTTTCATAACGAATG ATTGCTTTGGATATATCCTCGGAAACGACTTCTTGTTTGGCACATTTTCattagataaaaatgaaaaccaaTCGATACTGTTTATAAACCCTAACGTGGATAAAATTGCAGCCATAGATATTTCAGTTAGTTATCAGGGACTAAGATATGAGAAACAATTGATCTTGCAAAATGAATCGTTGAGTCTGAACGATATAATGCCAATGACTTCCTATCGAATTATATCTAACAAAAGCATCGCCTTGCAAGGAGTATATGGAAAATTTCTTTCCAAATATGACATCCTTCCTATTGCGTCGCTTGGTTCAAATTACAGTTTAATTTACGGAATGAGTTTTGAATTTTCCGCTGCTGTTTGCAGCATAACGGCCAATAGAAATGACactattatttcaataaaaaatcccGAGAACAGGTCGATAACATATCTGAATTCGCCAAACCGAACATTTAACTCAACTTTTCTGTTAAATGAACTagataatattcaaatatacaGTCAAAACTTATTCAACGTGTCTTTCATGTCTACTGAATTGCTTTCCGTCGTCTGTGGATCAAAAAACAGTGTTAACAACATCCGTGTGCACCTACCGCCATTAGACCAATGTGTGACGTCATACGAGGTTCCATGTTTCGATAAGACTACAGTGCCATCTGGAGAGACACATATTCGGATCATTAGATTGTATCCACTGCTAAATGACAccataaatgtatttattgatGGCGTCCGTGACAATAAAATCAACCAAGAAAAGTCCAATGATTACCACTTTAATGTGACGGCAGATCAACCATTTTGCGTTCGCTCCCATATTCGAAAATGGAGGAATGGAAATATTAGTTTTGTTGATGACAACTATTACATCATATCTGGTCATGAAATAGCATCTAAAGACTGTGAAAACATATCGCAG GACATCAATTTAGTTTTGG aaatcaacaaaacagCAGAACTTTGTATGTGTCCGTGCCAAGCTGCACCAAAGTGGTACAATTTCACACAGAAAGATGTATCGTTATGGCTACAAAAGTTTAAAGACGGCATTCGTAAGGAGTTGGTTCTCAGTAAGAGAGATCTGACGTCATACAGAAGACGACGAATCAGCGTTTCCGATCATCGGCCCTCAGTCAGGAGACTAGGGATAGTGGGTGCCATCATAATCTGTACGTTAATAGGTGCTATCATCTCGTGTGACTGTCCGAGATTTTGGAGACATGCGTTGCGATTGAAGAGGTGGTATTATTCAAAGCATGTAAAACTCTATCCCTAG
- the LOC128179083 gene encoding protein asteroid homolog 1-like, protein MGIKGIKKLIESNEDLLLANCELQSTELVIDGPNLLHFLFTTSKDLDFLHGGDYNEFASVIRDFFQTLQSCHVRPLVVMDGGHSIDDRKLKTKKSRTEQRINRIRFQCNFRPHKGRNKPKFEYKCLPILGYDLFLEVLRDMGIEVVASPFEADKEIAAIANDKQCPVLSQDADFYALPITAGFLPIDYLRMKTERKHGKEMSKFLKCKIYHFEKFTSLFPRLGQKVFPLLAILLGNDYTDKEDFQAFVDRISNVLPGSSYHLSLNLENEMQKKIMQWLMQEESFGMAQNRMKTVLGEDIVKKALCLVEDAYTIDKKQEPQCSLSMPEWFMSNHTDCLIPSIFMTIATSHRIFFACQPEDFASPSSYKCSMKIRRVIYSILLKDTGKTTVSEYDRADPTPSSTHTSANQHGNTQSLECQEIGIHDNGFPRLADIPHMADEDKRGLVLKVLQAENAFTEFEPDTRFLLAILRYWSKNSFPGINILHVKTLLVCWIFLSVESYVKKADQSLDEHRLDRKRNFDSMMSDLTSEQIKAMFDEFKRIRHAKKPQGIRFDILQGFAQFQTCIMAAYDLNSLLNFPFRKHQIQLLFCGRFLHDFYGMLEKERYDIRALLREGSKLGIFYSKVMREFGDDETVFYQRNSQNSGNALQ, encoded by the coding sequence ATGGGAATTAAAGGGATAAAGAAACTTATTGAAAGCAATGAAGATCTCCTCCTAGCTAATTGTGAGTTGCAGAGTACCGAACTTGTAATTGACGGACCCAATCTCTTACATTTCCTGTTTACAACAAGTAAGGACCTCGACTTTTTACATGGTGGAGACTACAACGAATTTGCATCAGTTATTCgagatttttttcaaactctCCAATCATGCCACGTTCGTCCACTAGTTGTTATGGATGGTGGACATTCCATAGATGATAGAAAATTAAAGACAAAGAAAAGTCGAACAGAACAACGAATTAACAGAATAAGGTTCCAGTGTAACTTCCGGCCACATAAaggaagaaacaaaccaaagtTTGAGTACAAATGCCTGCCAATTTTGGGGTATGATTTGTTCTTAGAAGTTCTACGAGACATGGGCATCGAGGTCGTTGCCTCTCCATTTGAGGCTGATAAGGAAATAGCTGCAATTGCAAACGACAAACAATGTCCTGTACTATCACAGGACGCCGACTTTTATGCTCTGCCGATTACTGCTGGATTCCTTCCTATTGATTATCTCAGGATGAAAACGGAGAGAAAGCACGGGAAAGAAATGAGCAAGTTtctaaagtgtaaaatttaccattttgaaaaattcacatCCCTATTTCCCAGACTTGGTCAGAAAGTTTTCCCACTTCTTGCAATTCTTCTTGGAAACGACTATACGGATAAAGAAGATTTTCAAGCCTTTGTAGATCGGATTTCTAATGTGCTGCCTGGTAGTTCCTATCACTTGTCTttgaatttagaaaatgaaatgcaaaagaaaataatgcagTGGTTGATGCAGGAAGAATCGTTTGGAATGGCTCAGAATAGAATGAAAACAGTCCTTGGAGAGGACATTGTGAAAAAGGCATTGTGTCTTGTAGAAGATGCGTATACTATCGACAAAAAACAAGAACCACAATGCTCTTTGTCGATGCCAGAGTGGTTCATGTCGAACCACACAGACTGTCTTATTCCCAGCATTTTCATGACTATTGCCACGTCACACAGAATTTTCTTTGCATGTCAACCAGAAGACTTTGCAAGTCCATCCTCTTACAAGTGCTCGATGAAAATAAGACGAGTTATTTACAGTATTTTGTTGAAGGATACTGGGAAAACCACCGTCTCAGAATATGACAGAGCTGATCCGACTCCTTCTTCGACACATACTTCTGCCAATCAACACGGCAACACCCAGAGCCTAGAATGCCAAGAGATAGGTATTCACGACAACGGTTTTCCCAGACTTGCCGATATTCCCCATATGGCTGATGAGGATAAAAGAGGTTTGGTTTTGAAAGTTTTACAAGCAGAAAATGCTTTCACCGAGTTTGAACCAGACACCCGATTTTTGCTGGCGATTTTACGGTATTGGTCCAAGAATTCATTCCCCGGGATTAACATCCTCCATGTAAAGACATTGCTCGTTTGCTGGATTTTTCTTTCAGTCGAATCTTATGTAAAGAAAGCTGACCAAAGCCTAGATGAACATCGATTagatagaaaaagaaattttgattccatgATGTCAGATTTAACATCAGAACAAATCAAAGCCATGTTTGATGAATTCAAAAGAATACGTCACGCAAAAAAGCCACAAGGAATACGATTTGATATTCTTCAAGGGTTTGCACAGTTTCAAACGTGCATCATGGCAGCATATGATTTGAATTCTCTGTTGAATTTTCCTTTCCGAAAACATCAAATTCAGCTGTTGTTTTGTGGCCGATTTCTGCATGACTTTTATGGGATGTTAGAAAAAGAGAGATACGACATTCGAGCACTTCTGCGAGAAGGAAGCAAACTTGGAATTTTTTACAGCAAAGTTATGAGGGAATTTGGTGACGACGAAACTGTTTTCTATCAACGAAATTCACAAAACTCTGGAAATGctctacaataa